From Gordonia crocea, the proteins below share one genomic window:
- a CDS encoding lipase family protein yields the protein MPHFARGFAAIGAAMLLTAPSWAATPSAVAEPINVAPAPPAVRDFMNRVVPPPVAPRQRRPDPRAASPTIDSRTTDLRAALLPSPTGDAFFDRWPSNLSQLAPGTVISVRRVTATAPAVLEHPVRRAVQLKFATTDSHGAPSFGTATLLYPTTRWRGRGHTPVLVDNLAIDALGARCTPGYAMAHARDGGTNVPDRLPPTIQWSLDRGLIVLVPDHQGARMAYAEPIVGGRVVLDSVRAMLNHDAQTDGGLGVSAAPLIMSGFSGGAIATHGAVKQLATYAPELTPRFRGTALGGLPADFSLLPGSMNANWATGVLQVAALGLIRERPQLLGDANNLAIWLAMSPIKDSCTAPAGLIGPTMWPMQLMSRSGDPFHSPLAKQLYRVTSMRGIGSATPLFVYHGSFEWWVPAVGARAFVAEQCRLGVSVDYHEFPAEHFGSAFLGFPDALSWLESRAGGPRFIPSPIPRIIGGCPRPPARR from the coding sequence ATGCCACACTTTGCGCGCGGATTCGCCGCCATCGGCGCGGCGATGCTGCTCACCGCGCCGAGTTGGGCCGCCACCCCGTCGGCCGTCGCCGAACCCATCAACGTCGCCCCCGCTCCCCCGGCGGTGCGTGACTTCATGAACCGGGTGGTCCCGCCGCCGGTCGCTCCCCGTCAACGTCGTCCGGATCCGCGTGCGGCATCGCCGACGATCGATAGCCGGACCACCGATCTGCGTGCTGCACTGTTGCCCTCCCCGACCGGCGACGCCTTTTTCGACCGGTGGCCGTCGAACCTGTCGCAACTGGCCCCGGGGACCGTCATCTCCGTCCGGCGCGTCACGGCCACCGCTCCCGCCGTCCTGGAGCACCCCGTCCGACGGGCCGTCCAGCTGAAATTCGCCACCACCGATTCCCACGGTGCACCGTCTTTCGGCACCGCCACGCTCCTCTACCCGACGACGCGCTGGCGCGGCCGAGGCCACACTCCGGTCCTGGTGGACAACCTCGCGATCGACGCCCTCGGCGCCCGATGCACCCCCGGGTACGCGATGGCCCACGCGCGCGACGGCGGAACCAACGTCCCCGACCGACTTCCCCCGACGATCCAGTGGTCGCTCGACCGCGGGCTCATCGTGCTCGTCCCCGACCACCAGGGCGCGCGGATGGCCTACGCCGAACCGATTGTCGGCGGCCGCGTGGTCCTCGACTCGGTGCGCGCGATGCTCAACCACGACGCACAGACCGACGGCGGACTCGGCGTCAGCGCCGCGCCGCTGATCATGTCGGGCTTCTCCGGCGGCGCGATTGCCACCCACGGAGCGGTGAAACAACTCGCCACCTACGCTCCCGAGCTGACCCCCCGGTTCCGCGGCACCGCGCTGGGCGGCCTGCCCGCCGACTTCTCCCTGTTGCCCGGTTCGATGAACGCGAACTGGGCGACCGGGGTGCTCCAGGTCGCCGCACTCGGCCTCATCCGGGAACGCCCGCAGCTGCTCGGCGACGCAAACAACCTCGCGATCTGGCTGGCGATGTCACCGATCAAGGACTCGTGCACGGCTCCGGCCGGGCTGATCGGCCCGACGATGTGGCCGATGCAGCTGATGTCGCGCAGCGGCGACCCGTTTCACTCCCCGTTGGCCAAGCAGCTTTATCGCGTCACATCGATGCGTGGCATCGGCTCGGCCACACCACTTTTCGTCTATCACGGCTCGTTCGAGTGGTGGGTTCCCGCGGTAGGCGCGCGCGCCTTCGTCGCCGAGCAGTGCCGCCTGGGGGTGTCGGTCGACTATCACGAGTTCCCTGCCGAACACTTCGGCAGCGCCTTCCTCGGCTTCCCCGACGCCCTGTCCTGGCTCGAGTCACGCGCCGGCGGCCCACGCTTCATCCCGTCGCCGATCCCGCGGATCATCGGGGGCTGCCCCCGACCACCCGCCCGGCGCTGA
- the ramB gene encoding acetate metabolism transcriptional regulator RamB codes for MTESPTRTNADEKSRRPGPQYVGSRLKQLRAERGLSQVRLAADLGISASYLNQIEHDTRPLTAAVLGRISEVFGVDAGFFDPQDDIRLVAELREALIEENSIDSPRSSRSEADTATDPQELAEMVAAHPAIAEAVVNLHRRYRVAADQLAAATDVRADRSSMRGSISAPHEEVRDFFSAHHNYFHDLDVAAEEMVTRMRMHSGDVRNEIANRLEQVHGVQIVRRIDLGDDLLHRYDATSHRLEVSAALGPGQRMFKLAFELAFFEYGDLMAGLVDEAVFTSDDSRALAMSGLANYFAAAASMPYEQFHGAAEDFRYDIERLSAFYSLSYETICHRLSTLQRPNLRGIPWSFVRVDRAGNMSKRQSATGFHFSASGGTCPLWNVYETFGSPGKILTQVAQMPDGREYFWVARTVERRAARYGQPGKTFAIGLGCELRHAGRVIYSDGLEIGPQAKVTPIGSGCRVCERLQCPQRAFPPLGVPLHIDTHRSSISPYSTT; via the coding sequence GTGACCGAATCGCCGACCCGCACCAATGCCGACGAGAAGAGCCGTCGGCCCGGACCCCAGTACGTCGGCTCGCGCCTCAAACAGCTGCGGGCCGAACGCGGCCTGTCCCAGGTCCGCCTTGCCGCCGACCTCGGGATCTCGGCGTCCTACCTCAACCAGATCGAGCACGACACCCGCCCACTCACCGCCGCCGTTCTCGGGCGGATCTCCGAGGTCTTCGGCGTCGACGCCGGGTTCTTCGACCCCCAGGACGACATCCGGCTCGTCGCCGAACTGCGGGAGGCGCTGATCGAGGAGAACAGCATCGACTCCCCGCGGTCCTCGCGGTCGGAGGCCGACACGGCGACCGATCCGCAGGAGCTCGCAGAGATGGTGGCCGCCCACCCCGCCATCGCCGAGGCCGTGGTCAACCTGCACCGCCGCTATCGGGTGGCCGCCGACCAGCTCGCCGCCGCCACCGACGTGCGCGCCGACCGCAGCAGCATGCGCGGATCGATCAGCGCGCCCCACGAGGAGGTGCGTGACTTCTTCTCCGCGCACCACAACTACTTCCACGACCTCGACGTCGCCGCCGAGGAGATGGTGACCCGGATGCGCATGCACTCCGGCGACGTCCGCAACGAGATCGCCAACCGCCTCGAGCAGGTGCACGGCGTCCAGATCGTCCGGCGCATCGACCTCGGCGACGACCTGTTGCACCGCTACGACGCCACTTCCCACCGCCTCGAAGTCTCCGCCGCCCTCGGCCCGGGCCAGCGGATGTTCAAGCTCGCCTTCGAGTTGGCCTTCTTCGAATACGGCGACCTGATGGCCGGGCTCGTCGACGAGGCCGTCTTCACCTCCGACGATTCGCGCGCCCTGGCCATGTCGGGGCTGGCGAACTACTTCGCCGCCGCCGCCTCGATGCCCTACGAGCAGTTCCACGGCGCCGCCGAGGACTTCCGCTACGACATCGAGCGCCTGTCGGCGTTCTACTCGCTGTCCTACGAGACGATCTGCCACCGCCTCTCGACGCTGCAGCGGCCGAACCTGCGCGGTATCCCGTGGTCGTTCGTCCGCGTCGACCGGGCCGGGAACATGTCGAAACGCCAGTCCGCCACCGGCTTTCACTTCTCGGCGAGCGGCGGCACCTGCCCGCTCTGGAACGTCTACGAGACCTTCGGGTCGCCGGGCAAGATCCTCACCCAGGTCGCCCAGATGCCCGACGGCCGCGAATACTTCTGGGTGGCGCGCACCGTCGAGCGCCGCGCCGCGCGCTACGGCCAGCCGGGCAAGACCTTCGCGATCGGCCTGGGTTGCGAACTCCGCCACGCCGGGCGGGTGATCTACTCCGACGGCCTGGAGATCGGCCCCCAGGCGAAGGTCACCCCGATCGGCTCGGGCTGCCGGGTGTGCGAGCGCCTGCAGTGCCCGCAGCGGGCGTTCCCCCCGTTGGGCGTACCGCTGCACATCGACACCCACCGCAGCAGCATCTCCCCGTACAGCACCACCTGA